One Candidatus Roizmanbacteria bacterium CG_4_9_14_0_2_um_filter_38_17 genomic window carries:
- a CDS encoding CopG family transcriptional regulator, with product MNKKITKIVYTDEPIKLGKTVVAKDFLPPPEALVFKQDTKKVTLSLTSESIIFFKQQAKKHDVKYQVMIRNLLDKYTRSLSPATS from the coding sequence ATGAACAAGAAAATAACTAAGATTGTATACACAGATGAGCCTATTAAACTAGGAAAGACTGTTGTTGCTAAAGACTTTCTTCCCCCACCAGAGGCTTTGGTATTCAAACAAGACACAAAGAAAGTAACCTTGTCATTAACTAGTGAAAGCATTATTTTCTTTAAACAGCAAGCAAAGAAACATGACGTAAAATACCAAGTGATGATCCGTAATCTTCTGGATAAATACACTCGTAGCTTGTCCCCTGCTACTTCTTGA